The following are encoded together in the Bacillus sp. V2I10 genome:
- a CDS encoding ABC transporter ATP-binding protein, translating into MSYLSLENVLKTFNKTEVVKKLSLEIQKGELMSFLGPSGCGKTTTLNMIAGFLDVDGGKIKVDGKPVHLIPPNKREMGMVFQNYALFPHMTVFNNVAYGLKLRKVGKSELNKRVFEALEMVRLSGFEKRYPKELSGGQQQRVSLARALVIKPKVLLLDEPLSNLDAKLRQEMREEIVDIQKKVGITTIFVTHDQEEALAISDRIAVMYEGRIEQVDTPAEIYNHPKTDFVSQFIGEVNQIQGKVLEIYEDNKCKMHFFGHEQIVSVNSKKNSEVEFFIRPEKIQISLVVPSDNAGFPTKVERKMFLGAKTRYILKAQDKQLVADISNTVLNPNQIQEGNNVFAIWNPEDLLPSRKVR; encoded by the coding sequence ATGAGTTATTTAAGCCTTGAAAATGTGTTAAAAACATTTAATAAAACAGAAGTGGTAAAAAAGTTAAGTCTTGAGATCCAGAAAGGGGAACTTATGTCCTTTCTTGGACCATCTGGCTGTGGAAAGACAACGACCTTAAATATGATTGCGGGATTTTTGGATGTGGATGGCGGAAAGATCAAGGTGGATGGGAAACCCGTTCACCTGATTCCTCCAAATAAAAGAGAAATGGGCATGGTTTTTCAAAACTATGCTTTATTTCCTCATATGACTGTTTTCAATAATGTGGCATATGGGCTGAAACTTCGGAAAGTCGGAAAAAGCGAATTGAATAAGCGTGTGTTTGAAGCATTGGAAATGGTCCGATTATCAGGCTTTGAAAAACGTTATCCAAAAGAGCTTTCTGGCGGGCAGCAGCAGCGTGTCTCCTTGGCAAGAGCTTTAGTAATCAAGCCGAAAGTACTGTTACTTGATGAACCATTAAGTAATCTCGATGCAAAACTTCGCCAGGAAATGCGTGAAGAAATTGTGGATATTCAAAAGAAGGTTGGAATTACCACTATATTTGTTACACATGACCAAGAGGAGGCACTTGCGATATCGGATCGGATAGCGGTTATGTATGAAGGGAGAATTGAACAGGTTGACACCCCTGCCGAAATATATAATCATCCGAAAACAGATTTTGTGTCCCAATTTATTGGAGAAGTAAATCAAATTCAGGGAAAAGTGCTGGAAATCTATGAAGATAATAAATGCAAAATGCACTTTTTCGGTCATGAACAGATTGTTTCGGTCAATTCAAAGAAGAATTCAGAGGTTGAGTTTTTTATCAGACCTGAAAAAATACAAATCTCTTTAGTAGTTCCCTCTGATAATGCGGGTTTTCCGACGAAAGTCGAAAGGAAGATGTTCCTGGGTGCTAAGACAAGATATATTTTAAAAGCACAAGATAAACAGCTAGTTGCAGATATATCAAATACAGTATTAAATCCTAATCAAATTCAGGAGGGAAACAACGTATTTGCTATTTGGAATCCAGAAGATTTATTACCTTCCAGAAAGGTGAGGTGA
- a CDS encoding potassium/proton antiporter: MSFSVDHIILILAVLLTIGVMTAKFSSRLGLPSLVFFIVVGMVLSNYIYFDNAKLAQLFGIIALVIIIFDGGLQTKWVDVRKILVPSSMLATIGVFITTIIIGVFAKFILDLTWLEGLLFGAIVGSTDAAAVFAVLGNKNIRKKLTSTLEAESGTNDPMAVFLTVTIIHLIGQPDTSFIGLVLRFFWEMGFGLAAGLLFGKLAVWTINKINLDSSGLYPVLSLAFAILTYSLTTFAHASGLLAVYVMAVIVGNSDLTFRHSIIRFNEGFAWMMQILMFILLGLLVFPNQLLDIVWEGLLLSVILMIVARPIGVFISMFVSKFSVKEKLFISWAGLRGAVPIVLATYPMLSGLENSQLIFNVVFFVVLTSALLQGATLTPLANKLNLSESKKNSVPHTLELISIGKTNNEMIELEVGEGATVSGKELKDIELPNDALITAVIRDEKLHTPRGDTNIFSGDTLYILVSKKNREKIKTIFQGENVESASNFE; this comes from the coding sequence TTGTCGTTTTCTGTTGATCATATCATTTTAATTTTAGCTGTTCTTCTAACAATCGGTGTTATGACTGCAAAGTTTTCCTCTCGGCTTGGTTTGCCTTCCCTGGTTTTTTTTATTGTTGTCGGTATGGTGCTCAGCAATTATATTTATTTTGATAATGCAAAGCTTGCCCAGTTATTCGGAATTATTGCCCTGGTGATTATTATTTTTGACGGGGGATTACAGACAAAATGGGTAGATGTCAGAAAAATTCTTGTGCCATCATCCATGCTTGCTACAATCGGCGTTTTTATAACGACGATCATAATCGGCGTATTTGCAAAATTCATTCTCGATTTAACCTGGCTTGAGGGGTTATTGTTTGGAGCAATCGTTGGATCAACTGATGCAGCAGCAGTGTTTGCTGTTCTCGGCAACAAAAACATCAGAAAGAAGTTGACGTCTACTCTGGAGGCTGAATCTGGTACGAATGATCCAATGGCCGTATTTCTGACAGTAACGATCATTCATTTGATTGGGCAGCCAGATACGAGTTTTATTGGACTTGTCTTAAGATTCTTCTGGGAGATGGGCTTTGGTCTTGCAGCAGGTTTACTCTTCGGAAAGCTTGCAGTGTGGACCATTAACAAAATAAATTTGGATTCATCCGGGCTATATCCGGTTTTATCGCTTGCCTTTGCCATTTTAACTTACAGCTTAACCACGTTCGCACACGCAAGCGGACTCCTTGCTGTTTATGTCATGGCTGTCATAGTCGGAAATTCAGATTTAACCTTCCGCCATTCGATCATTCGTTTTAATGAAGGCTTTGCTTGGATGATGCAGATTTTAATGTTTATATTACTTGGCTTGCTTGTGTTCCCGAATCAGCTTTTGGACATCGTTTGGGAAGGTTTGCTGCTGTCAGTGATCTTAATGATAGTGGCGCGTCCAATAGGAGTCTTCATCAGCATGTTTGTATCTAAGTTTTCCGTAAAGGAAAAACTGTTTATTTCCTGGGCGGGATTAAGAGGAGCGGTTCCGATCGTTCTGGCTACTTATCCGATGCTTTCAGGACTTGAGAACAGTCAGCTGATCTTTAATGTCGTTTTCTTCGTTGTCCTGACTTCGGCGCTGCTTCAGGGTGCGACGCTTACCCCTCTTGCCAATAAGCTGAACCTGTCAGAAAGCAAGAAAAATTCAGTGCCCCATACCCTTGAATTAATCTCGATCGGCAAAACTAATAATGAGATGATTGAGCTTGAGGTTGGGGAAGGCGCCACTGTTTCAGGAAAAGAATTAAAAGACATTGAGCTGCCGAATGATGCTTTAATAACGGCTGTTATAAGAGATGAAAAACTTCACACTCCGAGAGGAGATACAAATATTTTTTCAGGTGATACTTTATATATTCTCGTCTCCAAGAAAAACCGGGAAAAGATTAAAACGATTTTTCAGGGAGAAAACGTGGAGAGTGCCAGTAATTTTGAATGA
- a CDS encoding FixH family protein — MNRILAALFLLAGVMLASACSMDSGDNSAEGSLMVNADIRLPSEISKNKEETLSVAVTQGEDAVDDASGVEFEIWKAESKEDSEMIKAVHKGKGIYEIKKTFSEDGIYFVQTHVTARDMHVMPKKEFTVGEVSKEKAEKAKEPEKTKNAEDDHSHH, encoded by the coding sequence ATGAATCGAATACTAGCAGCTTTATTTTTATTAGCCGGTGTAATGCTTGCCTCGGCCTGCTCGATGGACTCCGGTGATAACTCAGCTGAAGGTTCTTTAATGGTTAACGCTGATATAAGACTGCCTTCTGAAATCAGCAAAAATAAAGAAGAAACGCTCTCTGTCGCTGTAACACAAGGCGAAGATGCAGTAGATGATGCTTCCGGCGTGGAATTCGAAATATGGAAAGCTGAAAGTAAAGAAGATAGCGAAATGATCAAAGCGGTACATAAAGGCAAAGGCATCTATGAAATCAAGAAAACGTTCAGCGAAGATGGCATATATTTTGTTCAAACACATGTGACCGCCCGTGACATGCACGTTATGCCAAAAAAAGAATTCACAGTAGGGGAAGTTTCTAAAGAAAAGGCTGAAAAAGCGAAAGAACCTGAAAAGACAAAAAATGCAGAAGATGATCATAGTCATCACTAG
- a CDS encoding ABC transporter substrate-binding protein, whose protein sequence is MKRKTFFSVLICLLLAIASGCSSQAGTSDKGSKEKDGQTLVLAAYGGSYEQKMKEVLIPKFEKEHDVKVKYITGSSVDTLSKLQAQKDNPQIDVAFLDDGPQAQAKAFGLLAPLDKEVVTNLENVYDIAKDKDNVGVGFGIISTGLAYNKEFFEQNGWEPLTSWNDLADPKFKGKLVLPSIANTYGVHMLLMTAIANGGSEENIEPGFEKLKEIAKNAVTFDKTADVSNYFMQGQAVASVWGSSRVFTLQDTGFPIEYVVPEEGVPALMPTISVIKDAPNAELAQKFVNFILDEEAQTLFANSLFDGPVNKNVKLEGDITNKVIYGEDQIAKLIKVNWEVVNKKRAEWTEKANKEIEVAH, encoded by the coding sequence ATGAAAAGAAAAACCTTTTTTTCTGTATTAATTTGTTTATTGCTAGCCATAGCTTCTGGTTGCAGTAGTCAAGCAGGAACCTCAGATAAAGGCTCAAAAGAGAAAGATGGACAAACATTAGTTTTGGCTGCCTACGGCGGTAGCTATGAACAAAAGATGAAAGAGGTTCTTATCCCTAAATTTGAAAAGGAACATGACGTAAAGGTTAAGTATATTACAGGAAGTTCGGTTGATACTTTATCAAAGCTGCAAGCTCAAAAGGACAATCCGCAAATTGATGTTGCATTTTTAGATGATGGTCCGCAAGCACAAGCAAAAGCCTTTGGCTTACTTGCACCTTTAGATAAGGAAGTAGTTACTAATTTAGAAAATGTATACGACATCGCAAAGGACAAAGATAATGTTGGAGTCGGTTTTGGAATCATTTCGACGGGCCTTGCATATAACAAAGAATTCTTTGAGCAAAATGGCTGGGAGCCATTAACATCTTGGAATGATTTGGCTGATCCTAAGTTTAAAGGGAAACTTGTACTTCCTTCGATTGCAAATACTTACGGGGTTCATATGCTTCTCATGACCGCTATTGCCAACGGCGGCAGTGAAGAAAATATTGAGCCGGGTTTTGAAAAATTAAAAGAAATCGCCAAAAATGCAGTCACATTTGATAAGACGGCAGACGTTTCCAACTATTTTATGCAGGGTCAGGCTGTGGCAAGTGTTTGGGGCAGCAGCCGTGTATTCACTCTGCAAGACACAGGTTTTCCAATCGAGTATGTGGTACCTGAAGAGGGTGTTCCTGCACTGATGCCAACTATTAGTGTAATTAAGGATGCACCAAATGCAGAACTTGCGCAGAAATTTGTCAATTTTATTTTAGATGAAGAAGCACAGACTTTATTTGCTAATTCATTGTTTGATGGTCCGGTTAATAAAAACGTGAAATTAGAGGGAGATATTACTAATAAGGTCATTTATGGCGAAGACCAAATTGCAAAACTTATAAAGGTGAATTGGGAAGTTGTTAATAAAAAAAGAGCGGAGTGGACTGAAAAGGCAAACAAAGAAATTGAAGTAGCCCACTAA
- a CDS encoding AI-2E family transporter: protein MPKDRIFKIGYGIIIFLTIILLSTKVDFIFRPLEIIFTTLFFPFLVSGIIFYLLRPIVRFLGRKGVPNTISIIIIYLLVIGLGTLVVFLIGPAIQKQFQELIKNFPQIVQTLQDNLLALRENKWFARFEQNDILTFEKMTASVTDYFQANVSNIGSRVSNFIGILTSIATIFVTVPFIVFYLLKDGEYAPKQVLRFLPYTKANEAKLILKDMDHALSSYIQGQALVSLVVGVMMYIGYLIIGLDYSILLAMFAMLTNVIPFLGPFIAVIPAVIVGFLDSPFMVVQVLIVVIIVQQIDGNVSSPLIMGKRLDIHPLTIILLLIVAGSMGGLLGMLLAVPTYAILKVICSHSYRLYLLRKERLDPIQNTNIDIEIE, encoded by the coding sequence TTGCCGAAGGACCGCATTTTTAAAATTGGTTATGGAATCATTATCTTTTTAACGATTATTCTGCTGTCGACTAAAGTAGATTTCATTTTCAGACCGCTTGAAATCATATTCACGACCTTATTTTTCCCGTTTTTGGTTTCAGGGATCATCTTTTATTTACTTCGTCCGATCGTGCGATTTTTAGGAAGAAAAGGCGTTCCGAATACCATCTCGATCATCATTATTTATCTGCTCGTTATTGGCCTTGGAACATTGGTCGTATTCTTGATCGGACCGGCTATTCAGAAACAATTTCAAGAACTGATCAAAAACTTTCCTCAGATTGTGCAAACCCTGCAGGATAACCTTCTCGCTCTTAGAGAAAATAAATGGTTTGCCCGGTTTGAACAGAATGATATTTTGACATTTGAAAAGATGACAGCTTCTGTTACAGATTATTTCCAGGCAAATGTAAGCAATATCGGCAGCCGTGTTTCTAATTTCATCGGCATTCTGACAAGCATTGCAACAATCTTTGTAACCGTGCCGTTTATTGTTTTTTATTTGCTGAAAGATGGTGAATATGCACCAAAACAAGTTTTGCGCTTTTTACCTTATACAAAGGCAAACGAAGCGAAGCTCATTTTAAAAGATATGGATCATGCCCTTAGCTCGTACATTCAGGGACAGGCTCTTGTCAGTCTTGTCGTTGGTGTAATGATGTACATAGGTTACTTAATCATTGGACTTGATTATTCCATTCTGCTTGCGATGTTTGCGATGCTGACAAACGTCATTCCATTCCTTGGACCGTTTATAGCAGTAATCCCTGCTGTAATTGTAGGCTTCCTGGATTCACCTTTTATGGTTGTACAAGTACTCATAGTCGTCATTATTGTTCAGCAAATCGACGGCAATGTTTCTTCTCCGCTGATCATGGGCAAAAGACTTGATATTCACCCTTTAACTATCATCTTGCTCCTGATTGTTGCAGGAAGCATGGGCGGATTGCTTGGAATGCTTCTTGCCGTTCCGACCTACGCCATATTGAAGGTCATATGCAGCCATTCTTACAGACTTTACCTTCTCCGGAAAGAGCGGCTCGATCCAATCCAAAACACGAATATCGACATTGAAATTGAGTAA
- a CDS encoding GntR family transcriptional regulator yields the protein MQIDKNQLIPLYKQVEHVLEEKITSGHWEVGSQLPTEQELSDLFDVSTITVKRAVIELVNKGYLFRQRGKGTFVSGAVKEQDINSFISLTTDSEEEHPHELISFSIEDAGIEIAEKMNLQKDSQVIKIKRLKTENSEPQALEYTYLPAAKCPGLTPDDINNELIYNLLKGKFNIALGRAKAFIKPFIALNEQAKLLNVEPGSAVFEWERFTYTKQEEIIEYSKFYIRQDKETYYTEVHF from the coding sequence ATGCAGATAGATAAAAACCAGCTTATTCCCCTTTACAAACAAGTGGAACACGTTTTAGAGGAGAAAATAACATCAGGTCATTGGGAAGTCGGGAGTCAATTACCAACTGAACAAGAATTATCTGACCTTTTTGATGTTAGTACCATTACAGTTAAACGGGCCGTAATTGAGCTTGTAAATAAAGGATATCTTTTTAGGCAAAGAGGCAAGGGAACTTTTGTCTCGGGGGCTGTAAAAGAACAGGATATCAATTCTTTTATTTCTTTAACAACTGATTCTGAAGAAGAGCATCCGCATGAATTGATTAGTTTTTCTATTGAGGATGCGGGAATCGAGATTGCAGAGAAAATGAATCTCCAAAAAGACTCACAAGTGATTAAGATAAAACGCTTAAAAACCGAAAATAGTGAACCGCAAGCGCTTGAATATACATATCTTCCAGCAGCAAAATGCCCCGGCCTTACACCAGATGATATAAACAATGAACTAATTTATAATTTACTTAAAGGCAAATTTAATATTGCATTAGGTAGAGCCAAGGCTTTTATTAAACCGTTCATTGCGCTTAATGAACAAGCGAAACTGCTGAATGTTGAACCTGGCAGCGCCGTTTTTGAATGGGAAAGGTTTACCTATACAAAACAAGAAGAGATTATCGAGTACTCTAAATTTTATATACGGCAAGATAAGGAAACTTATTATACAGAAGTCCATTTTTAA
- a CDS encoding PadR family transcriptional regulator: MREFILGAIKIHILYHAKIEPIYGSFMIEELHSHGYEIGPGTLYPYLHNLEKAGFLTREDKKENGRIRKYYSITKEGEEALEKSKVMLRELAREVLKEEW; encoded by the coding sequence TTGCGTGAATTCATTCTTGGAGCCATTAAAATTCACATTCTGTATCATGCGAAAATCGAGCCGATTTACGGTTCATTCATGATTGAGGAATTGCACAGCCACGGCTATGAAATTGGACCGGGCACTCTATACCCGTATCTGCACAACCTTGAGAAAGCTGGATTCCTTACTAGGGAAGATAAAAAAGAAAATGGGCGGATCCGCAAGTACTACAGCATAACAAAAGAAGGGGAGGAAGCATTGGAAAAATCAAAAGTGATGCTGAGAGAGCTTGCCAGAGAAGTCTTAAAGGAGGAATGGTGA
- a CDS encoding DnaJ family domain-containing protein, with amino-acid sequence MKKSNEDIANRDLMSSIYKDYEKKGGAEKLPGMGKPLPKSALEGDIFTKIVKNANYLPAWIKMQKEIKQRIEKLMKLTDDEKRITEAEQINKEIMKYNRSCPAALQKNLLSLNELEKHYKLWE; translated from the coding sequence TTGAAGAAGAGCAATGAGGATATAGCAAACAGAGATTTAATGAGTTCTATATATAAGGATTATGAAAAAAAAGGCGGAGCTGAAAAATTGCCGGGCATGGGTAAGCCACTTCCAAAAAGCGCTCTAGAGGGGGATATTTTCACGAAAATTGTCAAAAACGCAAACTACCTCCCTGCATGGATTAAAATGCAAAAAGAAATTAAGCAGCGCATAGAAAAATTGATGAAACTCACTGATGATGAAAAACGTATAACAGAAGCTGAGCAAATTAATAAGGAAATTATGAAATATAACCGTTCTTGTCCCGCAGCCCTGCAGAAAAACTTACTATCTCTTAATGAGCTTGAAAAACATTACAAACTTTGGGAATAA
- a CDS encoding DUF6612 family protein: protein MKKSGWIISLLFALLLAGCGQSTATTEKEDKASETAETEAETKETSETDKNATSQEVLAAASEKSAELKNFAMDGTMKMIMTSEEGTMETNADMQTKTNVEPLIMQQTMQMEAEGQTNTIDMYMDKEFIYIKDVQSGGWVKMKQAGPGMGEMMNQQKTMTPAEQIKQLEQMADDIQMEETESEYIFNVKGNGEKLMSLTGNMMGSDPSMQAALEQMDIEQIDYTYTLDKETYFPKSLKMDIKMFITENEQKIEMQQTITSEFSEMNELKNFSIPEEVLNEAVEVDPAA, encoded by the coding sequence TTGAAAAAATCAGGATGGATTATCAGTTTATTGTTTGCATTGCTTTTAGCTGGATGCGGTCAAAGCACCGCTACTACAGAAAAAGAAGATAAAGCTTCAGAGACTGCTGAAACGGAAGCTGAAACCAAAGAAACAAGTGAAACTGACAAAAATGCAACATCTCAGGAAGTATTGGCAGCAGCAAGTGAAAAATCTGCTGAGCTTAAAAATTTCGCTATGGACGGCACAATGAAAATGATTATGACATCTGAAGAAGGAACGATGGAGACAAATGCAGATATGCAGACAAAAACAAATGTTGAGCCTCTTATCATGCAGCAGACGATGCAAATGGAAGCAGAAGGACAAACGAATACAATTGATATGTATATGGATAAGGAATTCATTTACATAAAAGATGTGCAGTCAGGCGGATGGGTTAAAATGAAGCAGGCTGGACCAGGCATGGGTGAAATGATGAATCAGCAGAAAACGATGACTCCTGCTGAGCAAATCAAACAGCTGGAACAAATGGCAGATGATATCCAGATGGAAGAAACCGAAAGTGAATATATATTTAATGTTAAAGGCAATGGTGAAAAACTGATGAGTCTTACAGGGAATATGATGGGCTCTGATCCTTCTATGCAGGCAGCATTGGAGCAAATGGACATTGAGCAAATTGATTATACGTACACGCTTGACAAAGAAACCTATTTCCCAAAATCATTAAAAATGGACATTAAAATGTTCATTACTGAAAATGAACAGAAGATCGAAATGCAGCAAACGATCACGTCTGAATTCTCAGAAATGAATGAGCTTAAGAACTTCTCTATTCCTGAAGAAGTGTTAAATGAAGCAGTTGAGGTTGATCCTGCTGCCTAG
- a CDS encoding YfiT family bacillithiol transferase yields MQDLKYPIGLFYAPEKIETIHLKGWLDELAAAPSRLKTALLDLSDLQLDTPYREGGWSVRQVVHHLADSHMNAYIRIKLALTEENPVIRPYEEKAWAELEDSKHGEMEVSLVLLEHLHKRLVMLASSLSESDLNRTFYHPANKTSATLAETLGVYAWHGNHHIAHIESLRKRMGW; encoded by the coding sequence ATGCAAGATTTAAAGTATCCTATTGGTCTTTTTTATGCACCTGAAAAAATAGAAACAATCCATTTGAAAGGCTGGCTTGATGAACTGGCTGCAGCGCCCTCAAGATTAAAAACAGCTCTTTTGGATTTATCAGATTTACAGCTGGATACCCCTTATCGTGAAGGAGGGTGGAGCGTGCGCCAGGTAGTTCATCATTTGGCAGACAGTCATATGAATGCTTATATAAGAATAAAACTTGCCTTAACAGAAGAGAACCCGGTTATTCGTCCATATGAGGAAAAGGCATGGGCAGAATTGGAAGATTCAAAGCATGGGGAAATGGAGGTGTCGCTCGTATTGCTTGAGCATTTGCATAAACGCTTGGTCATGCTTGCATCGTCTCTCTCTGAATCTGATTTAAACAGGACATTTTATCACCCTGCGAATAAAACCTCCGCTACACTGGCTGAAACACTGGGTGTTTATGCGTGGCATGGGAATCATCATATTGCTCATATTGAGAGCCTTAGAAAAAGAATGGGCTGGTAA
- the chrA gene encoding chromate efflux transporter, which produces MFKTWLEILLVSTKLGLTSFGGPVAHLGYFRDEYVKKRKWLDERGYADLVALCQFLPGPASSQVGISIGIVRGGMVGGFLSWFGFTIPSVIALILFAYFVTGFQAEDSGWIDGLKIVAVAVVAQAILGMGKNLTPDRPRITMAIIAAVCALFFPTALGQIAIILIAGAAGYMMYKNKEVSKAEKLNISISKKTGIIAWVLFLGLLILLPVIRQVFPSIWTAIFDTFYRVGSIVFGGGHVVLPMIEREVVPQGWISEEIFLAGYGAAQAVPGPLFTFASYLGASINGVSGAIAATAAMFLPSFLLVVAMLPFWNTLREKSSVQAALMGVNAAVVGILLAALYNPVWISAIKTTGDFALALIAFALLVYWKLPPWLVVLAGAAGGVLIQ; this is translated from the coding sequence ATGTTTAAAACGTGGCTTGAAATCCTGCTTGTGTCTACTAAGCTTGGGCTGACGTCATTTGGCGGTCCTGTTGCACATTTAGGTTATTTCAGAGATGAATATGTAAAGAAGAGGAAGTGGCTTGACGAACGGGGCTATGCTGATTTAGTGGCCTTGTGCCAGTTCCTTCCGGGTCCGGCGAGCAGTCAGGTCGGAATCTCAATTGGCATAGTCCGGGGCGGCATGGTAGGAGGATTTTTATCATGGTTTGGATTTACGATTCCTTCTGTCATTGCCCTTATCTTATTTGCTTATTTTGTAACAGGCTTTCAGGCGGAAGATTCAGGATGGATCGATGGTCTGAAGATTGTTGCCGTGGCAGTTGTTGCGCAGGCCATTTTGGGCATGGGGAAAAATCTGACTCCGGACAGGCCGAGAATTACAATGGCCATTATTGCTGCTGTTTGTGCCCTTTTCTTTCCAACCGCACTTGGGCAAATCGCTATTATATTAATTGCAGGCGCTGCTGGATATATGATGTACAAAAATAAAGAGGTTTCAAAGGCAGAAAAGTTGAATATATCCATAAGCAAAAAAACAGGTATCATAGCCTGGGTTTTATTTTTGGGGCTGCTGATTCTTCTTCCGGTGATCAGGCAAGTGTTCCCCTCTATATGGACGGCTATCTTTGATACCTTTTACCGTGTTGGTTCAATCGTATTTGGCGGGGGACATGTCGTGCTTCCGATGATTGAACGGGAAGTCGTGCCGCAAGGATGGATAAGCGAAGAGATCTTCCTTGCCGGTTATGGAGCTGCACAGGCAGTACCGGGACCGCTGTTTACTTTTGCAAGTTATCTGGGTGCATCGATCAATGGTGTATCAGGTGCAATCGCTGCAACAGCAGCAATGTTTTTACCGTCGTTTCTGCTCGTCGTTGCCATGCTCCCGTTTTGGAATACGCTAAGAGAAAAAAGCAGCGTACAAGCCGCATTAATGGGAGTGAATGCTGCTGTTGTCGGTATTCTGCTTGCAGCGCTTTACAATCCGGTATGGATAAGTGCAATCAAAACGACCGGCGACTTTGCCCTCGCTTTAATAGCATTTGCGCTTCTTGTCTACTGGAAGCTCCCGCCTTGGCTCGTGGTTCTTGCAGGGGCTGCCGGGGGAGTTCTCATTCAATAA
- a CDS encoding cation diffusion facilitator family transporter translates to MTFFQLLKKGNKSSGIAALGNTALTIIKGIAAFISGNGTMYATTLHSAADAINQGFVFIGSALAEKAPTKRFPTGFGRVVNLFVLIAVIVISIMAYETFHKGWELIQHPKATTNILLNAGILVIAVIIDGLILIKAMKEIAHETRTEAKGFAVAANAFKNVSLASPPTRLVFYEDIIATFGALLALVSIVVSYFTGLYVLDGVGTLLIGVLLIGIAVKIGYENTIGLIGVAAPKDVEDRIAEMILSDPDVEDIKNLRILQEGRKYHVESYLELKPGLSLAVADDIKIRVKDHLYTDPDIADVTLGIFESDGVKTWGMNETE, encoded by the coding sequence ATGACGTTTTTTCAGCTTCTTAAAAAGGGAAATAAATCTTCAGGCATTGCAGCTCTCGGGAATACGGCATTAACGATTATTAAAGGAATCGCCGCTTTTATAAGCGGGAATGGAACCATGTATGCCACCACTTTGCATTCAGCAGCAGATGCCATTAACCAGGGGTTTGTTTTTATCGGAAGCGCTCTTGCTGAAAAAGCTCCGACAAAACGATTTCCAACCGGATTCGGACGTGTGGTGAATCTCTTCGTCTTGATTGCGGTTATCGTGATCTCCATTATGGCATACGAAACGTTTCATAAAGGCTGGGAGCTGATTCAGCACCCTAAAGCAACCACAAATATCCTGTTAAATGCAGGAATCCTTGTTATCGCCGTTATCATTGACGGTCTCATTCTTATTAAAGCAATGAAAGAAATTGCACATGAGACAAGAACAGAAGCAAAAGGATTTGCTGTTGCAGCAAATGCATTTAAAAATGTAAGTCTTGCTTCGCCGCCAACAAGACTTGTTTTCTACGAAGACATCATTGCTACATTTGGTGCATTATTAGCTCTTGTATCAATCGTAGTATCTTATTTCACCGGTCTTTACGTTTTAGATGGTGTAGGTACTCTGCTGATTGGAGTATTGCTGATAGGCATTGCCGTTAAAATCGGTTATGAAAATACAATTGGATTAATCGGAGTTGCTGCTCCAAAAGATGTCGAGGACCGAATTGCAGAAATGATTCTATCTGACCCTGACGTTGAAGACATTAAAAATCTCCGTATTCTTCAGGAGGGGCGCAAATACCATGTTGAAAGCTATTTGGAACTAAAACCCGGGTTATCTCTAGCTGTTGCAGATGATATTAAAATCCGGGTGAAGGATCACTTATATACCGATCCTGATATTGCAGATGTCACACTTGGCATTTTCGAATCAGACGGAGTGAAAACATGGGGAATGAATGAAACTGAATAA